From the Candidatus Macondimonas diazotrophica genome, one window contains:
- a CDS encoding ArnT family glycosyltransferase, which translates to MIAASGFFQRSAVAWLLLFLGALVLFVPGVFTLPPTDRDEPRFAQASRQMLEDGDYLNIRFQDEARLNKPAGIYWLQAASAYLAGSGWANPIWPYRMPSLLGALAAVALTARLGQRLGGNGAGWRAGALLTFTALLLVEARLAKTDAVLLALVVAAQAALWTIYRAHREELEAPARAVQAFWIAQAAAVLIKGPIALMVSGLTVLTLAAADRDVRLWRALRPMWGAVWFGLLVVPWVVAIHRASDGAFWHDAVARDLLAKAARGQESHGAPPGAHLLVTPLTLWPAVLLLVPALIACWRSRAQPAARFLLAWALPFWVVYELIPTKLPHYILPTVPALCLMAGLMRSASVASKVPRWSRWVGGALWGLGAALWLVLAGWLPHWAGESAVVPLLMTAGMLGVAVWLMARAHTWLGLALSAALPAVWILGISLPHLDGLWPSREVARHLERQGLTAPLITAGYTEPSLVFWLGRQTTRLSEGDEAARLALQAPGRPVLVDARRKADFLATLTALGASAEPVAHIQGRQVNGGDWLRLTLYRVTTEVK; encoded by the coding sequence ATGATTGCCGCCTCGGGTTTTTTTCAGCGTTCCGCCGTCGCCTGGCTGCTGTTGTTTCTCGGCGCGTTGGTGCTGTTCGTTCCCGGTGTCTTCACGCTCCCGCCAACCGATCGGGACGAGCCGCGCTTCGCCCAGGCCAGCCGCCAGATGCTGGAAGACGGCGATTACCTCAACATCCGCTTCCAGGACGAAGCGCGCCTCAACAAGCCGGCAGGGATCTACTGGCTGCAGGCTGCGTCTGCTTATCTCGCGGGTTCGGGTTGGGCTAATCCGATCTGGCCCTACCGCATGCCATCGTTGCTCGGCGCGCTGGCGGCGGTTGCCTTGACCGCTCGGCTCGGTCAGCGACTGGGTGGGAACGGCGCAGGATGGCGCGCCGGGGCCTTGCTCACCTTTACCGCGCTGCTGCTGGTCGAAGCCCGGCTGGCCAAGACTGACGCGGTGTTGCTGGCGTTGGTGGTGGCGGCGCAGGCGGCCCTGTGGACCATCTACCGGGCGCATCGGGAGGAACTCGAAGCGCCCGCGCGCGCGGTGCAGGCGTTCTGGATCGCACAGGCGGCTGCCGTGCTCATCAAGGGGCCGATCGCACTCATGGTTTCCGGCTTGACGGTGCTGACCCTGGCTGCCGCCGACCGGGATGTTCGATTGTGGCGGGCGCTGCGGCCGATGTGGGGCGCCGTCTGGTTTGGGCTGCTGGTCGTGCCCTGGGTGGTCGCCATTCACCGAGCGAGTGACGGCGCCTTCTGGCACGACGCCGTGGCGCGCGACTTGTTGGCCAAGGCGGCGCGCGGGCAGGAGTCCCACGGTGCACCCCCGGGCGCCCATCTGCTGGTGACGCCATTGACCCTGTGGCCCGCAGTCCTGCTGCTGGTCCCGGCGCTGATCGCCTGCTGGCGCTCCCGCGCTCAGCCGGCAGCGCGCTTTCTGCTGGCGTGGGCGCTGCCTTTCTGGGTGGTGTACGAGCTGATTCCGACCAAGCTACCGCACTACATTCTGCCGACGGTTCCCGCGCTGTGTCTGATGGCAGGGTTGATGCGTTCAGCTTCGGTGGCGTCCAAGGTGCCCCGTTGGAGTCGCTGGGTGGGCGGTGCACTGTGGGGTTTGGGCGCCGCGCTCTGGCTGGTTCTCGCGGGCTGGTTGCCGCATTGGGCCGGCGAATCGGCTGTTGTCCCCTTGCTCATGACGGCCGGGATGCTCGGCGTTGCGGTGTGGTTGATGGCACGTGCGCACACCTGGCTTGGCCTGGCGCTGAGCGCAGCGCTGCCGGCGGTGTGGATTCTGGGTATTTCCCTGCCGCATCTGGATGGGCTGTGGCCGAGTCGGGAGGTGGCGCGGCATCTGGAACGCCAAGGTCTGACGGCGCCATTGATCACCGCCGGGTATACCGAACCCAGTCTGGTGTTCTGGCTTGGACGACAGACCACACGGCTGAGCGAGGGTGATGAGGCGGCGCGACTGGCGCTGCAGGCACCGGGGCGGCCGGTGCTGGTCGATGCCCGGCGGAAAGCGGATTTTCTCGCGACACTGACCGCGCTCGGTGCCAGCGCCGAGCCTGTGGCGCATATCCAGGGACGCCAGGTCAATGGCGGCGATTGGCTGCGGCTGACTCTCTACCGGGTGACCACGGAGGTGAAATGA
- the gatA gene encoding Asp-tRNA(Asn)/Glu-tRNA(Gln) amidotransferase subunit GatA, with translation MHSLSVAEMAEALSQGQCTSEELTQVFLERIAQFDAELNSLITVDPDSALEQARAADTRRRSGEAGPLTGVPMIHKDIFLTAGQRTTCGSRMLGNFVPPFDATIVERCAAAGLVTLGKANMDEFAMGSSNETSYFGPVRNPWDPARVPGGSSGGSAAAIAARLAPLATGSDTGGSIRQPAALCGITGLKPTYGRVSRYGMIAFASSLDQAGVFGRDAQDCALLLEAMAGFDPRDSTSVDHPVPHYAGTLTNPLTGLRIGIPAEFFGAGLEPAVASAVESALKVFESLGATLHPVQLPNLGLSVPTYYTLAPAEASSNLSRFDGVRYGHRCENPVNLEDLYKRSRGEGFGAEVKRRIMIGTYVLSAGYYDAYYLKAQRCRRLITEDFRRVFEEVDVLAGPTAPEVAFRLGEKTDDPVKMYLSDINTIAVNLAGLPGLSLPAGFVDDLPVGLQLIGPHFEEGRLLNMAHQFQRETDWHRRHPTAFA, from the coding sequence ATGCACAGTCTGTCCGTCGCCGAAATGGCCGAGGCCCTGTCCCAGGGCCAATGCACCAGTGAAGAGCTGACGCAGGTATTTCTGGAGCGCATCGCGCAATTCGATGCCGAACTCAACAGCCTGATCACCGTCGATCCAGACAGCGCCCTTGAGCAAGCGCGCGCCGCCGATACCCGCCGACGCAGCGGCGAGGCCGGCCCGCTGACCGGCGTGCCGATGATCCATAAGGACATCTTCCTCACGGCGGGACAGCGCACCACCTGCGGTTCGCGCATGCTGGGCAACTTCGTACCACCCTTCGATGCCACCATCGTGGAGCGCTGCGCGGCAGCGGGTCTCGTCACGCTGGGCAAGGCCAATATGGACGAGTTCGCCATGGGCTCGTCTAACGAAACCAGCTATTTCGGCCCGGTGCGCAACCCTTGGGATCCCGCACGGGTCCCGGGTGGCTCTTCGGGCGGATCCGCGGCCGCCATTGCAGCACGCCTGGCACCGCTGGCCACCGGTTCGGACACCGGCGGCTCGATCCGCCAGCCGGCCGCGCTGTGCGGCATCACCGGCCTCAAGCCCACCTATGGCCGCGTGTCGCGCTACGGCATGATCGCCTTTGCCTCCAGCCTCGACCAGGCCGGCGTGTTCGGACGCGACGCGCAGGACTGCGCCCTGCTGCTTGAGGCGATGGCCGGTTTCGATCCCCGCGACTCCACCAGCGTGGACCATCCCGTACCCCACTATGCCGGGACGCTGACCAATCCGCTCACCGGCTTGCGCATCGGTATCCCGGCCGAGTTTTTCGGCGCCGGTCTCGAGCCGGCGGTGGCGAGTGCCGTCGAATCGGCGCTGAAGGTGTTCGAAAGCCTGGGCGCGACGCTGCATCCGGTGCAGCTCCCCAACCTCGGTCTGTCGGTACCGACCTACTACACCCTTGCGCCGGCCGAGGCGTCGTCCAACCTATCGCGTTTCGACGGCGTGCGTTACGGGCATCGCTGCGAGAACCCGGTGAATCTGGAGGATCTCTACAAGCGCAGCCGCGGCGAAGGTTTCGGCGCCGAGGTCAAGCGCCGCATCATGATTGGCACCTATGTCCTTTCAGCCGGTTACTACGATGCCTATTACCTCAAGGCGCAGCGCTGCCGGCGGCTGATCACCGAGGATTTCCGCCGCGTGTTCGAGGAAGTCGACGTCCTGGCGGGTCCCACGGCCCCCGAAGTCGCCTTCCGGCTGGGCGAGAAGACCGACGATCCAGTCAAGATGTATCTGTCCGACATCAACACCATCGCCGTGAACCTTGCCGGCCTGCCGGGTCTGTCACTACCGGCCGGCTTCGTCGATGACCTGCCGGTGGGTCTGCAGCTGATTGGGCCGCATTTCGAGGAAGGCCGGTTGCTCAACATGGCACACCAGTTCCAACGGGAAACTGACTGGCACCGCCGCCATCCGACCGCTTTCGCCTGA
- the mreD gene encoding rod shape-determining protein MreD: MPARWGILGVCFFVSLALTFVPLPPWAADWRPHWVALVLAYWIIALPERVSLTTAWCLGLLIDAGRGGTLGVQALSLTLMAYPLARFHLQLRAFPVWQQALLLLPLLSIAVFPGFWLAGMGNRSEPSFPWQGILTSCLLWPWVFAVLRHVRRRFSLA, encoded by the coding sequence ATGCCGGCACGCTGGGGTATTCTGGGGGTGTGCTTCTTCGTTTCCCTGGCACTGACCTTCGTGCCATTGCCGCCATGGGCAGCGGACTGGCGGCCGCACTGGGTGGCGCTGGTCCTGGCCTATTGGATCATCGCCTTGCCCGAGCGGGTCAGCCTGACGACAGCCTGGTGTCTGGGCCTGCTCATTGACGCGGGTCGCGGCGGTACCCTTGGGGTGCAGGCGCTCAGTCTCACGCTTATGGCCTATCCACTGGCGCGTTTTCATCTGCAGTTGCGCGCCTTTCCGGTGTGGCAGCAGGCACTGCTGCTGCTTCCATTGCTGTCCATCGCGGTGTTTCCCGGATTTTGGCTGGCGGGTATGGGTAATCGGAGCGAACCCAGTTTCCCGTGGCAGGGCATCCTCACCAGTTGCCTGCTTTGGCCCTGGGTGTTCGCGGTGCTGCGCCATGTTCGGCGGCGTTTCAGTCTGGCGTGA
- the mreC gene encoding rod shape-determining protein MreC, whose protein sequence is MPCHGGKAIKPLFLKTRALNLRFVVFVVASVALILYDSGGAESKRLRLVLGTLVYPVQLAVDWPVRLGKEFADGTRSRRALLTENDTLRTRQVLLEAQIQKLAVLQAENARLRELLQSSSRLDDRLSIAEILSMDLDPYRQSIMLNRGLVHQVHVGQPIIDAHGVMGQITHVGLNTSTALLITDTNHSLPIEVNRNGLRTVAQGTGESRWLTLPYLPRNADIREGDLLITSGLGGRFPRGYPVATVKTVMRQGGGRFAQVRAEVTAQVDRSREVLLIWDHPPLDTPPRAEHLPAEEP, encoded by the coding sequence ATGCCGTGCCATGGGGGCAAGGCCATCAAACCGCTGTTCCTCAAGACTCGCGCGCTGAATCTGCGTTTCGTGGTATTCGTGGTCGCGTCGGTTGCCTTGATTCTGTATGACTCGGGAGGGGCCGAGTCGAAACGGCTGCGTTTGGTGCTGGGCACCTTGGTTTACCCGGTCCAGCTGGCAGTGGATTGGCCGGTGCGGTTAGGAAAGGAATTCGCCGACGGGACTCGCAGCCGCCGGGCCTTGCTGACCGAGAATGATACCCTGCGCACCCGCCAGGTTCTGCTGGAGGCACAGATCCAGAAGCTGGCTGTGCTCCAGGCGGAGAATGCCCGCTTGCGGGAATTGCTGCAGTCCTCAAGTCGTCTGGACGATCGACTGTCCATCGCCGAAATCCTCTCCATGGACCTGGACCCCTATCGCCAGAGCATCATGCTCAATCGTGGTCTGGTGCATCAGGTGCATGTCGGCCAGCCGATCATCGATGCCCATGGGGTGATGGGCCAGATCACGCATGTCGGACTCAATACCTCCACCGCGCTGCTCATTACCGATACCAATCATTCCCTGCCGATCGAGGTCAACCGCAATGGCCTGCGGACCGTGGCACAAGGGACCGGCGAGAGCCGCTGGCTGACCTTGCCCTATCTGCCCCGCAACGCGGATATCCGCGAAGGCGACCTGTTAATCACCTCAGGGTTGGGCGGACGGTTCCCGCGCGGCTATCCAGTCGCAACCGTGAAGACGGTGATGCGGCAGGGCGGTGGGCGCTTCGCCCAGGTCCGCGCGGAAGTCACCGCACAGGTCGACCGCAGCCGGGAGGTCTTGTTGATTTGGGATCATCCCCCGTTAGACACGCCGCCGCGTGCGGAACACCTGCCCGCGGAGGAGCCCTGA
- the mrdA gene encoding penicillin-binding protein 2 — protein MRQRFRSKQRVRLYHPELQRRLIRSRIAIALVVAAILVAGLCLRLYELQVRDHAHFATLSQGNRVRLRPLPPQRGLIYDRHGVLLAENLPSFRLEIVPEDVPDLPQTLDRLSRLIDITPQDRERFERERRRSRPFDAVPLRHRLTDEEVARLAIDRIHFPGVDIRADLTRHYPFGASTAHVIGYMGAVDERDLRNVPEGTYAGLNEAGRSGVERYYESELRGVTGYEQVEVNAQGRTIRVLETHPPVTGQNLYLSLDIRLQRAAEEALAGQRGSIVAIAPESGEILALVSQPSYDANLFIGGISLADYRALSKDPGRPLFNRAVLGQYPPGSTVKPLLGVADLAAGLPLGSGGVYCAGYVKLPNQERRYRDWKRSGHGRTDLRRAIAESCDVYFYQLALELGIDRIHDVLVAFGFGHATGVDLPGERGGLVPSKAWKQRVRKQPWYIGETLVNVIGQGYNLATPLQLAQATATLARRGRVVHPRMVRAREDVASGQYVPMTPVPGSAVPFGTPAQWEAVVDAMHDVVQTPGGTAYGSGRSAPYAYAGKTGTAQVFGLGNEEEYVEANVAAHLRDHALFIGFAPLENPAVAVAVVAEHGGSGGRTAAPIGRQVLDAYLVREEEAIP, from the coding sequence GTGCGGCAGCGATTTCGATCGAAGCAGCGGGTCCGGTTGTATCACCCGGAGCTGCAGCGCCGGCTGATTCGCAGTCGGATCGCTATTGCGCTCGTGGTCGCTGCGATTCTGGTAGCGGGGCTGTGTCTGCGACTGTACGAGCTGCAGGTGCGCGATCATGCCCATTTTGCGACCCTGTCCCAAGGCAATCGCGTCCGGTTGCGTCCCCTGCCGCCCCAGCGGGGGCTGATCTATGACCGACATGGCGTCCTGCTGGCGGAAAACCTGCCGTCGTTCCGACTGGAGATTGTCCCCGAGGATGTCCCGGATCTGCCGCAGACCCTGGACCGGTTGTCCCGGCTCATCGACATTACGCCGCAGGATCGGGAGCGCTTCGAGCGCGAGCGTCGGCGCAGCCGGCCATTTGATGCGGTTCCGTTGCGCCACCGCCTGACCGACGAGGAAGTCGCGCGGCTGGCAATCGACCGAATTCATTTCCCCGGTGTGGATATTCGCGCCGATCTGACCCGCCACTATCCGTTCGGCGCGAGCACCGCCCATGTGATCGGCTACATGGGGGCGGTGGACGAGCGGGATTTGCGCAACGTTCCGGAAGGGACCTATGCCGGGTTGAACGAGGCCGGGCGCAGCGGCGTCGAGCGCTACTATGAGTCTGAATTGCGCGGCGTGACCGGATATGAACAGGTCGAGGTCAACGCGCAGGGCCGCACGATTCGTGTGCTGGAAACCCATCCGCCGGTCACTGGCCAGAACCTCTATCTCAGTCTCGACATCCGTCTCCAGCGCGCTGCCGAGGAAGCATTGGCCGGACAGCGTGGTTCCATCGTTGCCATCGCGCCGGAGAGCGGCGAAATCCTCGCGTTGGTCAGCCAGCCGTCCTACGATGCCAATCTGTTCATTGGCGGAATTTCCCTGGCAGACTACCGCGCGCTCAGCAAGGACCCGGGGCGACCGTTGTTCAACCGTGCCGTCCTGGGACAGTATCCGCCGGGTTCCACGGTCAAGCCGCTGCTCGGGGTGGCCGATCTGGCCGCCGGCCTGCCGCTCGGATCGGGTGGGGTCTACTGTGCCGGCTACGTCAAGCTGCCCAATCAGGAACGGCGCTATCGCGACTGGAAGCGCAGTGGTCATGGGCGGACCGATCTGCGTCGCGCCATCGCCGAATCCTGCGATGTGTATTTCTACCAGCTGGCGCTCGAGCTGGGGATCGATCGAATTCACGATGTGCTGGTGGCGTTCGGTTTCGGTCACGCGACCGGCGTCGATCTGCCCGGGGAGCGGGGCGGCCTGGTGCCCTCCAAGGCCTGGAAACAGCGGGTCCGAAAGCAACCCTGGTACATAGGGGAAACCCTGGTGAACGTTATCGGACAGGGCTACAACCTCGCGACGCCGCTGCAGCTGGCGCAGGCCACCGCAACCCTGGCGCGCCGCGGGCGCGTCGTTCACCCGCGCATGGTCCGGGCGCGCGAGGATGTTGCCAGTGGCCAGTACGTGCCGATGACGCCCGTCCCGGGCTCGGCGGTTCCATTCGGCACCCCGGCGCAGTGGGAAGCGGTGGTCGATGCCATGCATGATGTGGTGCAGACGCCGGGCGGAACCGCCTACGGCAGTGGCCGGAGCGCGCCTTATGCCTACGCGGGGAAGACCGGCACGGCACAGGTGTTTGGGTTGGGCAATGAAGAAGAATACGTTGAGGCCAACGTTGCAGCGCACCTTCGGGACCACGCATTGTTCATCGGCTTTGCGCCCCTGGAGAATCCGGCGGTCGCTGTGGCGGTTGTCGCCGAGCACGGCGGCAGCGGCGGCCGCACCGCCGCACCCATCGGCCGCCAGGTACTCGATGCCTATCTGGTGCGAGAAGAGGAAGCGATACCATGA
- a CDS encoding Hsp33 family molecular chaperone HslO: MADGDRLYRFLFEDFPIRGQWVRLEATWQEAQSRRTDPEPVRRLLGEAMAASALLTAGLKFEGRLNLQIEGEGPLRLVLAQCDHLLHLRATARYDQGVPTDQIGFGEHGRLLLALEGRDPGERYQGVVPLTGENLAGALEHYFAQSEQLPARVLLAASEQIVTALLIQRMPGESADPDAWNRCNHLLDTLEAAELQQWPAETLLRRVFAEETVRLFEPAPVSFRCRCSRDGVAAMLRQLGSEELQDILREQGSVSVTCEFCGREYGFDAVDVGQLLADDTVPPASPSTH, encoded by the coding sequence GTGGCGGATGGTGATCGTCTCTATCGCTTCCTGTTCGAGGATTTCCCGATCCGCGGGCAATGGGTGCGGCTGGAAGCGACCTGGCAGGAAGCGCAATCGCGCCGCACCGATCCCGAACCCGTACGGCGTCTTCTGGGCGAGGCCATGGCGGCCAGCGCCCTGCTCACTGCGGGACTGAAGTTCGAGGGCCGGCTCAACCTGCAGATCGAAGGCGAGGGTCCGCTGCGCCTGGTGCTGGCCCAGTGCGACCACCTGCTGCATCTGCGCGCCACTGCCCGCTACGACCAAGGCGTGCCGACCGACCAGATCGGCTTCGGCGAGCATGGCCGGCTGCTGCTCGCCTTGGAAGGGCGTGATCCCGGTGAGCGCTACCAAGGTGTGGTGCCGCTCACCGGCGAGAACCTCGCCGGCGCCCTGGAACATTACTTCGCCCAGTCCGAGCAGCTGCCGGCCCGGGTGCTGCTGGCCGCGAGCGAACAGATCGTCACCGCACTGCTGATTCAGCGTATGCCCGGCGAAAGCGCCGATCCCGACGCCTGGAATCGTTGCAATCACCTGTTGGATACACTGGAAGCGGCCGAGTTGCAGCAATGGCCAGCCGAAACACTGCTGCGCCGCGTGTTCGCCGAAGAGACGGTCCGTCTGTTCGAACCGGCCCCCGTGAGCTTCCGCTGCCGCTGTTCCCGCGATGGCGTTGCGGCGATGTTGCGACAGCTGGGTTCAGAGGAACTTCAGGACATCCTGCGCGAACAGGGCAGCGTCTCGGTCACTTGCGAGTTCTGCGGCCGCGAGTACGGCTTCGATGCCGTCGATGTCGGCCAGCTGCTGGCGGATGACACCGTGCCCCCGGCGTCCCCGTCGACCCATTGA
- the gatB gene encoding Asp-tRNA(Asn)/Glu-tRNA(Gln) amidotransferase subunit GatB yields MEWEVVIGLEIHAQLATRSKIFSGAATRYGAAPNTQASVIDLGYPGTLPVLNEAAVRMAVKFGLAVQAHIAPRSVFARKNYFYPDLPKGYQISQFELPVVGQGHLDIDLEDGERKRIGITRAHLEEDAGKSLHEDFHGLSGIDLNRAGTPLLEIVSEPDLRSAKEAVAYMKKLHALVRYLEICDGNMQEGSFRCDANVSVRRSGAERLGTRCEIKNLNSFRFVERAINYEVERQIDLLEGGGTVVQETRLYDSVKDQTRSMRSKEEANDYRYFPDPDLLPLVIEPAFVDAVRATLPELPDAKRARFVADYNLPDYDAGVLTNSRELADYYEAVVAQTSGDAKLAANWVMGELAARLNETNLDITESRVSAAQLAGMLTRISDNTISGKIAKQVFEVLWNDGGDADAIIDRLGLRQITDTGALEAIIDQIIADNPAQRDQYRAGKDKLFGFFVGQAMKATGGKANPGQLNELLRHKLDG; encoded by the coding sequence ATGGAATGGGAAGTCGTGATCGGGCTGGAAATCCACGCCCAACTCGCCACCCGCAGCAAGATCTTTTCCGGTGCCGCGACGCGTTATGGCGCGGCGCCCAACACCCAGGCCAGCGTCATCGACCTGGGCTATCCCGGTACGCTTCCCGTGCTCAACGAAGCGGCCGTGCGCATGGCCGTGAAGTTCGGCCTGGCCGTGCAGGCCCACATCGCGCCGCGCTCGGTGTTCGCGCGCAAGAACTACTTCTACCCCGACCTGCCCAAGGGCTACCAGATCAGCCAGTTCGAGCTGCCAGTGGTGGGCCAAGGACACCTCGACATCGACCTGGAAGACGGCGAGCGCAAGCGCATCGGCATCACCCGCGCCCATCTGGAGGAAGACGCCGGCAAGAGCCTGCATGAGGACTTCCATGGTCTCTCGGGCATCGATCTCAACCGCGCCGGCACGCCGCTACTCGAAATCGTCTCCGAGCCGGACCTGCGCTCGGCGAAGGAAGCGGTGGCCTACATGAAGAAGCTGCACGCCCTGGTGCGCTATCTGGAGATCTGCGACGGTAACATGCAGGAAGGCTCGTTCCGCTGCGACGCCAACGTGTCGGTGCGCCGCAGCGGCGCGGAACGCCTCGGCACGCGCTGCGAGATCAAGAACCTGAATTCCTTCCGCTTCGTGGAGCGGGCCATCAACTACGAGGTGGAGCGCCAGATCGATCTGCTCGAAGGGGGCGGCACCGTGGTCCAGGAAACCCGCCTTTATGACTCGGTCAAGGACCAGACCCGCTCCATGCGCAGCAAGGAAGAAGCCAACGATTACCGCTACTTCCCCGACCCCGATCTGTTGCCGCTGGTGATCGAGCCGGCCTTCGTCGATGCGGTGCGCGCCACCCTGCCCGAACTGCCCGACGCCAAGCGCGCGCGCTTCGTCGCCGACTACAACCTGCCCGACTACGACGCCGGCGTGCTCACCAACTCGCGCGAGCTGGCGGATTACTACGAGGCCGTGGTCGCACAGACGTCCGGCGACGCCAAGCTCGCCGCCAACTGGGTCATGGGCGAGCTGGCCGCGCGGCTCAACGAGACGAACCTCGACATCACCGAGAGCCGGGTCAGCGCTGCGCAACTGGCCGGCATGCTGACCCGAATCAGCGACAACACCATCTCGGGCAAGATCGCCAAGCAAGTGTTCGAGGTGCTCTGGAACGACGGCGGCGATGCCGACGCCATCATCGACCGGCTCGGCCTGCGACAGATCACCGATACCGGCGCGCTGGAGGCGATCATTGACCAGATCATCGCAGACAATCCGGCCCAGCGCGACCAGTACCGCGCGGGTAAGGACAAGCTGTTCGGCTTCTTCGTCGGTCAGGCCATGAAGGCCACGGGCGGCAAAGCCAACCCCGGCCAGCTCAACGAACTCTTGCGCCACAAGTTGGACGGCTGA
- the gatC gene encoding Asp-tRNA(Asn)/Glu-tRNA(Gln) amidotransferase subunit GatC, which translates to MSLNIETVRGIAHLARLTVEEAELETHAQTLSRCLDLLAQINAADTTAIAEMAHPLDLAQRLRPDEVTEPDMRETCLAQAPAAESGLFLVPKVIE; encoded by the coding sequence ATGTCGCTGAATATCGAAACGGTCCGTGGCATCGCGCATCTCGCCCGTCTGACGGTCGAGGAAGCGGAACTGGAAACCCATGCCCAGACCCTCTCCCGCTGCCTCGATCTGCTGGCCCAGATCAACGCGGCGGACACCACGGCAATCGCCGAAATGGCCCATCCGCTGGACTTGGCGCAACGGCTGCGGCCCGATGAGGTGACCGAGCCTGACATGCGCGAGACTTGTCTAGCCCAGGCGCCCGCCGCCGAGAGCGGCCTGTTTCTGGTTCCCAAGGTCATCGAATAA
- a CDS encoding rod shape-determining protein, which produces MLKLKGLRGFFSNDLSIDLGTANTLIYARGKGIVLDEPSVVAIRDDGNGRGKTIEAVGAAAKAMVGRTPGHITAIRPLKEGVIADFTATEKMLQHFIRKVHDSPYFRPSPRVLVCVPYGATQVERRAIKESAAGAGARRVYLIEEPVAAAMGAGIPVHEARGSMVLDVGGGTSEVAVMSLNGIVYAASVRVGGDKFDDAIVNYVRRNYGTLIGESTAERIKREIGSAFPVKEVREIEVKGRHLSEGVPRSFTLNSNEILESMQEPLSAIVRAVKTALEQTPPELASDVAERGIVLTGGGSLLRDLDRLLLEETGIPVVLADDPLTCVARGGGRVLELIDEHGVDLFALD; this is translated from the coding sequence ATGTTGAAACTTAAAGGGCTTCGGGGATTCTTCTCCAATGACCTGTCCATCGATCTAGGCACGGCCAATACCCTCATCTACGCTCGCGGCAAGGGAATCGTGCTCGATGAACCTTCCGTCGTGGCGATCCGCGATGACGGCAATGGCCGCGGCAAGACCATCGAAGCGGTCGGCGCTGCGGCCAAGGCCATGGTCGGTCGCACACCCGGGCACATCACCGCGATCCGGCCGCTGAAAGAAGGCGTGATTGCCGATTTCACCGCAACCGAAAAGATGCTTCAGCACTTCATCCGCAAAGTCCACGATTCGCCCTATTTCCGGCCGAGCCCGCGGGTGTTGGTGTGCGTGCCGTACGGGGCGACCCAGGTAGAGCGGCGTGCGATCAAGGAATCGGCTGCCGGTGCCGGCGCGCGCCGAGTCTATCTGATCGAGGAGCCGGTGGCGGCCGCCATGGGCGCCGGGATCCCGGTGCACGAGGCACGCGGATCGATGGTCCTCGACGTCGGCGGCGGTACCTCCGAGGTGGCGGTGATGTCGCTGAACGGGATTGTCTACGCCGCTTCGGTCCGTGTCGGTGGGGACAAGTTCGACGATGCCATCGTCAACTATGTCCGGCGCAACTACGGCACCCTGATCGGTGAATCGACGGCGGAACGCATCAAGCGAGAGATCGGATCGGCTTTCCCTGTCAAGGAAGTGCGCGAGATCGAGGTCAAGGGCCGTCATCTGTCTGAAGGTGTGCCGCGCAGTTTCACCCTCAACAGCAACGAGATCCTCGAATCCATGCAGGAGCCGCTCAGCGCCATCGTGCGTGCGGTCAAGACGGCGCTCGAGCAGACCCCGCCCGAGTTGGCCTCGGATGTCGCCGAGCGTGGCATTGTGCTCACCGGCGGCGGTAGCCTGCTGCGCGATCTGGACCGGCTGCTCCTCGAGGAAACCGGCATCCCGGTGGTGCTCGCGGATGATCCCTTGACCTGTGTGGCCCGCGGCGGTGGCCGGGTTTTGGAACTCATCGACGAGCACGGAGTCGATCTGTTCGCTCTGGACTGA